A window from Candidatus Caldatribacterium sp. encodes these proteins:
- the hydE gene encoding [FeFe] hydrogenase H-cluster radical SAM maturase HydE yields MCYAIPGQVVALDGRVATIEYFGERKRAYNEMPFLRVGDFVYAQGGFVIKVIPPEEAQEVLATWKETFFELQELDLRLSRLAVEGNGVARNVLRILDKALEERPLSREELLTLLRLKNPREREYLYKVANFLRRKNLGNGACVHGILEISSFCRRNCAYCGLSLHNRGLSRYRMTEEEILAASFEAVEVYGFQALVLQSGEDPGLSVEKLARIVREIRKRHAVLIFVSFGEVGLEGLEELYEAGARGLLLRFETGNPSLYAKLHPGYTLATRLAHLEKALELGYLVATGGLIGLPGQTLEGILEDILLAKSLGAEMYSFGPFIPHPGTPLSSFSPPPPFWVLNALAVARIVDPERAKILVTTAFETLDPQAARLGLLAGANSLMLNVTPLAFRPKYDLYPQRAHVQETMEEQIAATLSLLRSLGRAPTDLGVGTPRES; encoded by the coding sequence GTGTGCTACGCCATTCCTGGACAGGTTGTGGCTCTTGATGGACGGGTGGCCACGATTGAGTACTTTGGGGAACGGAAACGGGCGTACAACGAGATGCCCTTCCTCCGGGTGGGGGATTTCGTCTACGCCCAGGGAGGGTTCGTCATCAAGGTTATTCCTCCCGAGGAGGCTCAGGAAGTCCTTGCCACCTGGAAGGAAACGTTTTTTGAACTCCAGGAGCTCGATTTGCGCCTCAGCCGCCTCGCGGTGGAGGGAAACGGAGTGGCAAGGAACGTTCTCCGTATCCTGGACAAGGCCCTCGAGGAACGTCCCCTCTCAAGGGAGGAACTCCTGACGCTTTTGCGCCTCAAGAATCCAAGGGAGCGAGAGTACCTCTATAAAGTAGCCAATTTCCTGCGACGGAAGAATCTTGGGAATGGCGCTTGCGTGCATGGGATTCTTGAAATTTCAAGCTTCTGTCGCCGGAACTGCGCGTACTGCGGTCTTTCCCTTCACAACCGAGGCCTTTCCCGGTACCGGATGACGGAGGAGGAGATTCTTGCTGCTTCCTTTGAGGCTGTTGAGGTGTACGGTTTCCAGGCTCTCGTCCTCCAGAGCGGGGAGGACCCTGGCCTTTCTGTGGAGAAGCTTGCGCGTATAGTTCGGGAAATCAGAAAACGGCACGCCGTACTCATCTTTGTGAGCTTTGGGGAGGTGGGCCTTGAGGGTCTTGAAGAGCTCTACGAGGCAGGGGCACGAGGGCTTCTGCTTCGTTTTGAGACGGGCAACCCCTCCCTCTATGCGAAACTCCATCCGGGATACACGCTTGCCACTCGCTTAGCTCACCTTGAGAAAGCCTTAGAGCTTGGGTACCTTGTGGCCACTGGAGGGCTCATCGGTCTTCCGGGACAGACCCTTGAGGGTATCCTTGAGGACATTCTCCTTGCGAAATCCCTTGGTGCGGAAATGTACAGTTTCGGTCCCTTCATTCCTCACCCCGGGACTCCTCTCTCTTCCTTCTCTCCTCCGCCTCCCTTTTGGGTGCTCAATGCTCTTGCGGTGGCCCGAATTGTTGACCCGGAGAGGGCAAAGATCCTCGTTACCACTGCTTTCGAAACCCTTGACCCTCAGGCGGCGCGGCTTGGGCTTTTGGCCGGGGCGAATTCCCTCATGCTCAACGTTACCCCTCTTGCCTTTCGCCCAAAGTACGATCTCTACCCACAGAGGGCGCACGTACAGGAAACCATGGAGGAACAGATTGCTGCCACCCTCAGTCTTCTCCGGTCCCTTGGGCGGGCGCCGACGGATCTTGGGGTTGGGACTCCTCGAGAATCTTGA
- a CDS encoding PAS domain S-box protein: METGEAIIGKVERETWPDGRITWVLTTKVPLRNEKGEIIGIVGVSKDMTELKEKEEALERERQFLNSVFEGIQDGLSVLSRDLTILRVNSFMERLYEDAMPLVGKKCYEAYYNRQVPCFFCPTIPAMETKKKVTHIVPYTRKGEVAGWLEITAYPFTDRDGNVLGVIEYVKDVTDRVRAEDALRESERKFRTLTRLAPAAIIIYQGGRFVWCNEETERLTGYTQEELLSLPVDSVVHPDFRERVRRNAALREEGKEAETQYEAKIIRKDGEERWILIRGATIRYQGQYAGLAVCLDITKEKEREARLLHLNSVLKSVRNVNQLITKEKDRERLVQGVCRELVEGCGYTGACVVLFPKDDKPPLKLALGFPQEAFEAFSATCSLEVALEELQKFPVKKVRKISSEDPCGMPLVSLLRPGEGLFVAPLEWGETLYGFIIASLPLPFVEDEEEEMLFLGLSQDLSFALHSIDLEEIREKARRALEVSEEKFRTLAESLPVAVLIRTRGQWIYANPFVEVLTGYKPEEFLQEELWQEVSPEGAGIVTRWEKESGVIPFEQEFSLRTRGSERKWVLARFTPVRYQDEEALLVLLLDLTERKLAEERIRYLTFHDVFTGLYNRTFFEQEMVRLDAPENLPLSAIMGDLNGLKLVNDTFGHAMGDELLRQAAQILRRMCEERGIVARLGGDEFVVLLPRTTSQEVQALGERIQEEFRKTTVESIPLSISLGYGTKVDPEEPLDDVIRIAENWMYQRKLTESTSFHNQVLQAFRASLRAVTQETEEHSQRIRDLALRLGKALGLSQRELDELSLLAEFHDIGKIAIPQGILEKPGPLDEEEWAIVKKHPEVGFRITQSIWELSSIANYILFHHERFDGTGYPRGLKGEDIPLLSRIIAICDAYNVIVTGRPYRKARTKEEAIAELKRSSGTQFDPRIVEVFIKILEESQPQDPSAPAQGTGED, translated from the coding sequence TTTCATGGAGCGCCTTTACGAAGACGCCATGCCTCTTGTGGGGAAAAAGTGCTACGAAGCCTACTACAATCGCCAGGTTCCCTGCTTTTTCTGTCCCACAATCCCTGCCATGGAGACCAAGAAAAAGGTAACCCACATTGTCCCCTACACGAGAAAAGGCGAGGTTGCAGGATGGCTTGAGATCACCGCGTATCCTTTTACGGATAGAGACGGTAACGTCCTTGGTGTCATTGAGTACGTCAAGGATGTCACCGACCGCGTGAGGGCTGAAGATGCTCTCCGGGAAAGCGAGCGCAAATTCCGAACCCTCACCCGTCTTGCTCCGGCAGCCATCATCATCTACCAGGGTGGCCGCTTCGTGTGGTGCAATGAGGAAACCGAGCGGCTCACCGGCTACACCCAGGAAGAACTCCTCTCGCTTCCCGTGGACTCTGTGGTTCATCCCGACTTCAGAGAGCGAGTGCGAAGGAACGCTGCCCTGCGAGAGGAAGGGAAAGAAGCGGAAACCCAGTACGAGGCGAAAATCATCCGCAAAGACGGGGAGGAACGGTGGATTCTCATTCGAGGGGCTACCATCCGCTACCAGGGACAGTATGCCGGTCTTGCGGTGTGCCTTGACATCACCAAGGAAAAGGAGCGAGAGGCCCGGCTCCTCCACCTGAACTCCGTCCTCAAATCCGTTCGTAATGTGAACCAGCTCATCACCAAGGAGAAGGATAGGGAACGCTTGGTCCAGGGGGTTTGCCGGGAACTCGTTGAAGGATGTGGGTACACTGGCGCCTGCGTGGTGCTTTTCCCAAAGGATGACAAACCCCCGCTCAAGTTAGCCTTAGGATTCCCCCAGGAGGCTTTTGAAGCTTTCAGTGCAACGTGTAGCCTTGAGGTGGCCCTTGAAGAGCTCCAGAAGTTCCCCGTAAAAAAGGTTCGAAAAATCTCCTCCGAAGACCCCTGTGGGATGCCTCTTGTTTCCCTCCTTCGCCCCGGGGAAGGGCTTTTCGTCGCCCCTCTTGAGTGGGGCGAGACCCTCTACGGGTTCATAATTGCCTCTCTCCCTCTCCCCTTCGTTGAGGATGAGGAAGAAGAAATGCTCTTTCTCGGGCTCTCCCAGGACCTCTCCTTTGCCCTGCACAGCATTGACCTTGAGGAGATTCGAGAGAAGGCTCGAAGAGCCCTCGAGGTGAGTGAGGAGAAGTTCCGGACCCTCGCCGAATCTCTTCCCGTGGCGGTGCTCATCCGGACCAGAGGGCAATGGATATACGCTAACCCCTTCGTTGAGGTCCTCACCGGGTACAAACCCGAGGAATTCCTGCAAGAAGAACTTTGGCAGGAGGTATCCCCAGAGGGTGCAGGTATCGTTACCAGGTGGGAAAAGGAGTCAGGGGTAATCCCCTTCGAGCAGGAATTCAGTCTCAGGACAAGGGGTAGCGAGCGCAAGTGGGTCCTTGCCCGTTTTACCCCCGTGCGGTACCAGGATGAAGAAGCCCTCCTCGTTCTCCTCCTTGACCTTACGGAACGGAAACTCGCCGAGGAACGCATTCGATACCTCACCTTCCATGATGTCTTCACCGGCCTCTACAACCGAACCTTCTTCGAGCAAGAAATGGTCCGCCTTGATGCTCCTGAGAATCTCCCCCTGAGCGCCATCATGGGGGATTTGAACGGTCTGAAACTTGTCAACGACACCTTTGGCCACGCCATGGGGGATGAGCTTCTTCGCCAGGCAGCGCAAATCCTCAGGCGAATGTGCGAGGAGAGAGGAATCGTTGCCCGGCTTGGAGGGGATGAATTCGTGGTGCTTCTCCCCCGCACCACAAGTCAAGAGGTACAGGCCCTTGGGGAACGTATCCAGGAAGAGTTTCGAAAGACCACGGTCGAATCCATCCCTCTGAGTATTTCCCTCGGTTACGGCACCAAGGTGGACCCTGAAGAGCCTCTTGATGACGTCATCCGCATCGCCGAAAACTGGATGTACCAGCGCAAACTCACCGAGAGCACGAGCTTCCACAACCAGGTTCTCCAGGCCTTCCGGGCGTCCCTGCGAGCCGTGACTCAAGAGACGGAGGAGCACTCCCAGCGGATTCGGGACCTTGCCCTGCGACTTGGAAAAGCCCTGGGGCTTTCCCAGCGAGAACTTGATGAGCTCAGTCTCCTTGCCGAGTTCCACGATATTGGGAAAATCGCCATTCCCCAGGGGATTCTTGAAAAGCCCGGTCCTCTGGATGAAGAGGAATGGGCCATCGTCAAAAAGCATCCCGAGGTGGGCTTTCGCATCACCCAGTCCATCTGGGAACTCTCTTCCATCGCCAACTACATCCTCTTCCACCACGAGCGCTTCGACGGGACAGGGTACCCCCGGGGCCTCAAGGGTGAGGACATTCCCCTTCTTTCCCGTATTATCGCCATCTGCGATGCCTACAACGTCATAGTTACCGGCCGTCCGTACCGAAAGGCAAGAACCAAAGAAGAAGCCATTGCAGAGCTCAAGCGCTCGAGCGGAACCCAGTTCGACCCTCGCATTGTTGAAGTTTTCATCAAGATTCTCGAGGAGTCCCAACCCCAAGATCCGTCGGCGCCCGCCCAAGGGACCGGAGAAGACTGA